One genomic region from Aliarcobacter cryaerophilus ATCC 43158 encodes:
- a CDS encoding HP0268 family nuclease: protein MELLIARNELNEKPKKVQLEKIKDELKKEAQKIFYFDRDNSHKDMMALVEALEKEGFNIYFREIKFGLADDEYMYEVHAL from the coding sequence ATGGAATTATTAATTGCTAGAAATGAATTAAATGAAAAGCCAAAAAAAGTACAGTTGGAAAAAATCAAAGATGAGTTAAAAAAAGAGGCTCAAAAAATATTTTACTTTGATAGAGACAACTCTCACAAAGATATGATGGCTTTAGTTGAAGCTTTAGAAAAAGAGGGATTTAATATCTATTTTAGAGAGATTAAATTTGGATTAGCTGATGATGAGTATATGTATGAGGTTCATGCACTTTAA
- the nusA gene encoding transcription termination factor NusA → MDKIIDILDSIAYEKGLKITDVENALKEALIKTAQKMVDYTLIFDAKVDRASKKLTLFQKIEVVANDDKRLFEDLENEDGTPINKENFIAIDEAKAINSDLELGDSLSYELEFENMGRNAATILSSNFEYKLQRFVEENIMTKYKEKVGKTVSAVVTRVDKNDSTFIEIGEIKGILQRKNRIKGEYFKVGDTLQAVVKSVNIDKNMGLMVELSRTSPKFLENLLTLEVPELKDEKIIIEASARIPGSRSKIALISTSPQIDAIGAIVGVKGVRINAVSKELNGENIDCIEYSSVPEMFIARSLSPALVNSVKIEEHPKNGEKGKAIVTINSEQKSKAIGKAGLNIRLASMLTKYDIEIVEIETGVLASHSETKKDEKITDASSLEALFK, encoded by the coding sequence ATGGATAAAATAATAGATATTTTAGACTCAATAGCTTACGAAAAGGGTCTTAAAATCACTGATGTAGAAAACGCTTTAAAAGAGGCTTTGATTAAAACTGCTCAAAAAATGGTTGATTATACTTTGATTTTTGATGCAAAAGTAGATAGAGCAAGTAAAAAATTAACACTTTTCCAAAAAATAGAAGTTGTAGCAAATGATGATAAAAGATTATTTGAAGATTTAGAAAATGAAGATGGAACTCCTATAAACAAAGAGAATTTTATAGCAATAGATGAAGCAAAAGCTATTAATAGTGACTTGGAACTAGGAGACTCTTTGAGTTATGAGTTAGAGTTTGAAAATATGGGAAGAAATGCAGCAACAATTCTTTCAAGTAATTTTGAATACAAACTTCAAAGATTTGTAGAAGAAAATATCATGACAAAATACAAAGAAAAAGTTGGAAAAACTGTATCTGCCGTTGTTACAAGAGTAGATAAAAATGATAGTACTTTTATTGAAATAGGTGAAATAAAAGGTATTCTTCAAAGAAAAAATAGAATAAAAGGCGAGTATTTTAAAGTAGGAGATACTCTTCAAGCTGTTGTTAAATCTGTAAATATTGATAAAAATATGGGCTTGATGGTAGAGTTATCAAGAACAAGTCCAAAGTTTTTGGAAAATTTACTTACATTAGAGGTTCCAGAACTTAAAGATGAAAAAATTATTATTGAAGCAAGTGCTAGAATTCCAGGTAGTAGATCAAAAATAGCACTTATATCTACAAGTCCACAAATAGATGCAATTGGAGCAATTGTTGGTGTAAAAGGTGTTAGAATAAACGCAGTTTCAAAAGAGTTAAATGGAGAAAATATTGATTGTATAGAGTACTCTAGTGTTCCAGAGATGTTTATTGCTCGTTCTTTAAGTCCAGCTTTAGTAAATAGTGTAAAAATAGAAGAACATCCAAAAAATGGTGAAAAAGGTAAGGCAATTGTAACAATAAACAGTGAGCAAAAAAGTAAAGCAATAGGAAAAGCTGGATTAAATATAAGATTAGCTTCTATGCTTACAAAATATGATATAGAGATTGTTGAGATTGAAACAGGGGTATTAGCTTCACATTCTGAAACTAAAAAAGATGAAAAAATAACAGATGCATCAAGCCTAGAGGCACTATTTAAATAG
- the cysS gene encoding cysteine--tRNA ligase, whose protein sequence is MKNIYFYDTSKKSKVEFVSLKENLVKIYVCGPTVYDNSHLGHARSAIAFDLLHRVLKSNGYEVVFAKNFTDIDDKIIKKMKEEGKSLDEITSFYIKTYKNDMETLNILPNSFEPKATENLDAMKAMIENLLSKDIAYKTEDSVYFDVSKDNSYGSLSHQASDENSIARVETNNQKRNSSDFALWKFEKSSDVSFASNFGSGRPGWHIECSAMIEKHLAYKDEPFQIDIHCGGADLLFPHHENEASQTRCASGQNLAKYWMHNGFVNINGEKMSKSLGNSFFLKDVLKSYSGEVVRFYLLSSSYRVNINFNEEDLLVSKKRLDKLYRVKKRVYEVATSKVNEKFEKSILEALNDDLNTSLALATIDEFINNSNDSLDKNPKDKLLKQEIVANIEFIEKILGFGGSDAFSYFQFGVSLELKKQIEELILKRTEAKKDKDFVKADSIRDDLSAMNISIMDTALGVVWEYR, encoded by the coding sequence ATGAAAAATATATATTTTTATGATACATCAAAAAAATCAAAAGTAGAGTTTGTATCTTTAAAAGAGAATTTAGTAAAAATATATGTTTGTGGACCAACTGTTTATGATAATTCTCATTTGGGACATGCAAGAAGTGCTATTGCTTTTGATTTACTTCATAGAGTTTTAAAATCAAATGGTTATGAAGTGGTTTTTGCAAAAAACTTTACTGATATTGATGATAAGATTATTAAAAAAATGAAAGAAGAGGGTAAATCTTTAGATGAAATTACAAGTTTTTATATAAAAACTTATAAAAATGATATGGAAACTCTAAATATTTTACCAAACAGTTTTGAGCCAAAAGCGACTGAAAATCTTGATGCAATGAAAGCTATGATAGAAAATTTACTTTCAAAAGATATTGCATATAAAACAGAAGATAGTGTATATTTTGATGTTTCTAAAGATAACTCTTATGGTTCATTATCACACCAAGCAAGTGATGAAAACTCAATTGCAAGAGTTGAAACAAACAATCAAAAAAGAAATAGCTCTGATTTTGCTTTATGGAAATTTGAAAAATCTAGTGATGTATCTTTTGCTTCAAATTTTGGCTCAGGTCGTCCTGGATGGCATATTGAGTGTAGTGCTATGATTGAAAAACATTTAGCATATAAAGATGAGCCTTTTCAAATAGATATTCATTGTGGTGGAGCTGATTTACTTTTTCCTCATCATGAAAATGAAGCTAGTCAAACAAGATGTGCGAGTGGTCAAAATCTTGCAAAATATTGGATGCACAACGGTTTTGTAAATATAAATGGTGAAAAGATGAGTAAATCTTTGGGAAATTCATTTTTCTTAAAAGATGTTTTAAAATCTTATAGTGGAGAGGTTGTTCGATTTTATCTTCTGAGCTCTTCGTATAGAGTAAATATAAACTTCAATGAAGAGGATTTACTTGTCTCAAAAAAAAGACTAGATAAACTTTATAGAGTAAAAAAAAGAGTTTATGAGGTAGCTACTTCAAAAGTGAATGAAAAGTTTGAAAAGAGTATTTTGGAAGCATTAAATGATGATTTGAATACATCATTAGCTCTTGCTACTATTGATGAATTTATAAACAATTCAAATGATAGTTTGGATAAAAATCCAAAAGATAAGCTTCTAAAACAAGAGATAGTTGCAAATATTGAGTTTATTGAAAAAATTCTAGGTTTTGGTGGAAGTGATGCTTTCTCTTATTTCCAATTTGGAGTTAGTTTAGAGTTAAAGAAACAAATAGAAGAGCTAATTTTAAAAAGAACAGAGGCTAAAAAAGATAAAGATTTTGTAAAAGCGGATAGCATAAGAGATGATTTGTCTGCTATGAATATATCAATTATGGATACAGCTTTGGGAGTTGTTTGGGAGTATAGATAA
- a CDS encoding arsenate reductase family protein, with the protein MIKVYGIKTCGSVRNALKFFKDHNIEVDFVDFKTTKIDLETVKKWSQKVDINILFNSKGTKYKTMNLKELNLDEQGKKEYLANEPMLFKRPVIEYGDKLLVAWDEEEYKKIFL; encoded by the coding sequence ATGATAAAAGTTTATGGAATAAAAACTTGTGGAAGTGTACGAAATGCTTTGAAATTTTTCAAAGACCACAATATAGAAGTTGATTTTGTAGATTTTAAAACTACAAAAATAGATTTAGAAACTGTTAAAAAATGGTCACAAAAAGTTGATATAAACATACTTTTTAACTCAAAAGGTACTAAATACAAAACTATGAATTTAAAAGAGTTAAATCTTGATGAACAAGGAAAAAAAGAGTATCTTGCAAATGAACCTATGCTTTTTAAAAGACCAGTTATAGAGTATGGTGATAAACTTCTAGTTGCTTGGGATGAGGAAGAGTATAAGAAGATTTTTTTATAA
- the gatC gene encoding Asp-tRNA(Asn)/Glu-tRNA(Gln) amidotransferase subunit GatC yields the protein MTVDDNLIAKLEKLSSLKIEDDKKEKIKSDISQMLEFVNNLNEIDVSNVEAIASTVKGGTPFREDIAVSSKEISDAILKNAPKSEDNYFVVPKIIE from the coding sequence ATAACTGTAGATGATAATTTAATAGCAAAATTAGAAAAACTTTCAAGTTTAAAAATAGAAGATGATAAAAAAGAGAAAATAAAAAGTGATATTTCTCAAATGCTTGAGTTTGTAAACAACTTAAATGAAATTGATGTTTCAAATGTTGAAGCAATCGCAAGTACAGTAAAAGGTGGAACTCCTTTTAGAGAAGATATTGCAGTTTCAAGCAAAGAGATATCTGATGCAATTTTAAAAAATGCACCAAAAAGTGAAGATAACTACTTTGTAGTTCCAAAAATTATAGAGTAA
- the tgt gene encoding tRNA guanosine(34) transglycosylase Tgt, with amino-acid sequence MEFQIDATSNGARACTIKTAHSTILTPVFMPVGTQGTVKALDATDLLEMGTKIILGNTYHLYLRPGSKLIKKFGGLHGFSKFPNSFLTDSGGFQAFSLSDNSKPDENGIMFKSHIDGSRHYFTPKSVLDTQYELNSDIMMILDDLVALPNTNERIKLSIERTTKWAKEAIDYHMEQKARGIGTKQNIFAIIQGGTDKEFRKQSATSLCAMSDYDGFAIGGLSVGEPNAIMYETVEWTTQFMPKEKPRYLMGVGTPEDLIENIERGVDMFDCVMPTRNARNGTLFTSFGRMNIKKAEFKEDSKPIDETCSCYTCKNFTRAYLNHLLRAGEITYFRLASIHNIYYYLDLMKQAREAILENNWLEFKKDFYAKRGK; translated from the coding sequence ATGGAATTTCAAATTGACGCAACTTCAAATGGTGCTAGAGCATGTACAATTAAAACAGCTCATAGTACTATTTTAACTCCTGTTTTTATGCCTGTTGGTACTCAAGGAACTGTAAAAGCTTTAGATGCTACAGATTTACTAGAAATGGGTACTAAAATTATTTTAGGAAATACTTATCACTTGTATTTAAGACCTGGTAGTAAATTAATCAAAAAGTTCGGTGGGCTTCACGGTTTTTCAAAATTTCCAAACTCATTCCTTACTGATTCAGGTGGATTTCAAGCATTTTCACTAAGTGATAATAGTAAACCAGATGAAAATGGAATAATGTTTAAATCTCATATTGATGGAAGCCGGCACTACTTTACACCAAAAAGTGTTTTAGATACACAATATGAGCTAAATAGCGATATTATGATGATTTTAGACGATTTAGTAGCTCTTCCAAATACAAATGAAAGAATAAAACTATCAATTGAAAGAACTACAAAATGGGCTAAAGAAGCAATTGATTATCATATGGAGCAAAAAGCTCGTGGAATTGGAACAAAGCAAAATATTTTTGCAATTATTCAAGGTGGAACGGATAAAGAGTTTAGAAAACAAAGTGCAACTTCTCTTTGTGCAATGAGTGATTATGATGGTTTTGCTATTGGTGGACTTAGTGTTGGTGAACCAAATGCTATTATGTATGAAACTGTTGAGTGGACTACACAATTTATGCCAAAAGAAAAACCTAGATATCTAATGGGAGTTGGAACTCCTGAAGATTTGATAGAAAATATTGAGCGTGGTGTTGATATGTTTGATTGTGTAATGCCTACAAGAAATGCAAGAAATGGTACACTTTTTACAAGTTTTGGAAGAATGAATATAAAAAAAGCAGAGTTTAAAGAAGATAGTAAACCAATAGATGAAACTTGCTCTTGTTACACTTGTAAAAATTTCACACGAGCTTACTTAAATCATCTTTTAAGAGCTGGAGAAATAACATATTTTAGACTAGCTTCTATACACAATATCTATTATTATTTAGATTTAATGAAACAAGCTAGAGAGGCTATTTTAGAAAATAATTGGCTTGAATTTAAAAAAGATTTTTATGCTAAAAGAGGCAAATAA
- a CDS encoding COG3400 family protein, with the protein MKKILIILDGIVAKKLLQRIVESNTGDNNYDVVYMNDVILPIQKPSNFTFYKFDPTSNSKLSMVLDKNIHSEVLMALSSKDEMMSVIKNIREYKKNLQITILDYWGINIKDPMVSIYKGIDVLANGMVERLPNVPVLAQNIGLKQGEIMEIKIPFGSSYAYRSIDSIEQKDWRIFGLYRNQKLMNLKSSLVLKPNDLILVIGKPTVLMNIYNVIGKTQGQFPMPFGSKIYLYLDLYLENEKSVKKALDEAKYLNEKLKNSLLIVKVTRPSTVSIMELIKTELKYFPTIILQIDYANLGFKEIIKEDSRKYNIGLLVLTKFMFKDLYKLNFLLELKIPIFKIGEESLKASKNVGIVLNDSASYEQISPIVFDVATQLKLKTKIFDYDPIGQKDNQLSLLDHYENLAKIFNEKLEIIKGVENPIRELKKQKEMLQILPLKQKMFKKRSFIKFFYTNSDLVAFDMNKFNQILIPISEEQVQK; encoded by the coding sequence ATGAAAAAGATATTAATTATACTTGATGGAATAGTTGCAAAGAAGCTTTTGCAAAGAATTGTAGAGTCAAATACAGGTGATAACAACTATGATGTTGTATATATGAATGATGTGATTTTACCTATTCAAAAGCCCTCAAACTTTACATTCTATAAATTTGATCCTACTTCCAATTCAAAATTATCAATGGTTCTTGACAAAAATATTCATAGTGAAGTTTTAATGGCACTTAGCTCAAAAGATGAGATGATGAGTGTTATTAAAAATATTAGAGAATACAAAAAAAATCTGCAAATTACTATTTTAGATTATTGGGGAATTAATATAAAAGATCCAATGGTTAGCATTTACAAAGGAATTGATGTTTTAGCAAATGGAATGGTTGAACGATTACCAAATGTACCAGTTTTAGCACAAAATATTGGTCTAAAACAAGGTGAGATAATGGAGATAAAAATTCCATTTGGAAGTTCTTATGCTTATCGTTCTATTGACTCTATTGAGCAAAAAGATTGGAGAATTTTTGGGCTTTATAGAAATCAAAAATTAATGAATCTAAAGTCATCTTTGGTTTTAAAACCAAATGATTTGATTTTAGTTATTGGAAAACCAACTGTTTTGATGAATATTTACAATGTAATAGGAAAAACTCAAGGTCAATTTCCTATGCCATTTGGAAGTAAAATCTATTTATATTTGGATCTATATTTAGAAAATGAAAAGAGTGTAAAAAAAGCTCTTGATGAAGCAAAATATCTAAATGAAAAATTAAAAAATTCTTTGCTTATTGTAAAAGTTACAAGACCTTCAACTGTTTCAATTATGGAGCTTATAAAAACTGAATTAAAATATTTTCCTACAATAATTTTACAAATAGATTATGCAAATTTAGGATTTAAAGAGATAATTAAAGAAGATAGTAGAAAATATAATATTGGTTTACTTGTTTTGACAAAATTTATGTTTAAAGATTTATATAAATTAAATTTTCTTTTGGAGCTAAAGATTCCAATTTTTAAAATAGGAGAAGAGAGTTTAAAAGCTTCAAAAAATGTTGGAATTGTTCTAAATGATAGTGCAAGTTATGAGCAAATTTCACCAATAGTTTTTGATGTTGCAACTCAATTAAAATTAAAAACAAAAATATTTGATTATGATCCAATAGGACAAAAAGATAACCAGTTGAGTCTGCTAGACCACTATGAAAATTTGGCAAAAATTTTTAATGAAAAACTAGAGATTATAAAAGGTGTTGAAAATCCAATACGAGAGTTAAAAAAACAAAAAGAGATGTTACAAATATTACCTTTAAAACAAAAAATGTTTAAAAAAAGGTCATTTATCAAATTTTTCTATACAAATAGTGATTTAGTTGCTTTTGATATGAATAAATTTAATCAAATCTTAATCCCAATTTCTGAAGAACAGGTACAAAAATGA
- the murC gene encoding UDP-N-acetylmuramate--L-alanine ligase: MRVHFIGIGGIGLSALARFLNFDGHSVSGSDMKSSSITKELEKEGIKVSCPQEAKNITDDLDLVIYSAAVTDENPELIEARLKQIRTLSRKEALPIILGDKKNYCVAGAHGKSTTTAILATILQSSALIGAISKEFGSNFRYVDKTVAFEADESDASFLLSNPYCAIVTNAEPEHMEYYHYDYDKFYESYETFLNLAKKRVVNAEDKDVQKLKIEDATYLYPSKDIKNLCYTLKNGQPCTKFDLKDYGTFEVWGFGFHIASNASLAILAALNELDIETIRKNLLNYKGIKKRFDIVQSNDKFVVIDDYAHHPTEIEATMKSVELYDNLTNFNNRIVLWQPHKYSRTSDNLEGFKKCFRRCDELIILPLWTVAGEKKIDIDFQKEFASYNPIFADRIVSYKGKIELIKDDKIIKTYDEGIFLGVGAGDITYQLRY; this comes from the coding sequence TTGAGAGTTCATTTTATAGGAATTGGTGGAATAGGGCTTTCAGCATTAGCTAGATTTTTGAACTTTGATGGTCATAGCGTTAGTGGAAGCGATATGAAAAGTTCATCTATAACAAAAGAGTTAGAAAAAGAGGGAATAAAAGTATCTTGTCCGCAAGAAGCAAAAAATATAACTGATGATTTGGATTTAGTAATTTATTCAGCAGCAGTTACAGATGAGAATCCTGAGTTAATAGAAGCAAGACTTAAACAAATAAGAACTCTATCAAGAAAAGAAGCACTTCCTATAATTTTAGGAGATAAGAAAAATTATTGTGTTGCAGGTGCTCATGGAAAATCAACTACAACAGCAATATTAGCAACAATTTTACAAAGCAGTGCATTAATTGGTGCTATTTCAAAAGAGTTTGGAAGTAACTTTAGATATGTAGATAAAACAGTTGCATTTGAAGCTGATGAGAGTGATGCTTCATTCTTACTTTCAAATCCATATTGTGCAATTGTTACAAATGCTGAACCTGAGCATATGGAGTATTATCACTATGATTATGATAAATTTTATGAATCATATGAAACTTTTTTAAATTTGGCAAAAAAAAGAGTTGTAAATGCTGAGGATAAAGATGTCCAAAAATTAAAAATTGAAGATGCAACATATCTTTATCCATCAAAAGATATAAAAAATCTTTGCTACACTTTAAAAAATGGACAACCTTGTACTAAATTTGATTTAAAAGATTATGGTACTTTTGAAGTTTGGGGATTTGGTTTTCATATAGCTTCAAATGCCTCTTTAGCAATTCTTGCAGCTTTAAATGAGCTAGATATTGAGACTATTAGAAAAAATCTTTTAAACTATAAAGGTATAAAAAAGAGATTTGATATTGTTCAATCAAATGATAAATTTGTAGTAATTGATGATTATGCACATCATCCAACAGAGATTGAAGCAACTATGAAATCAGTTGAGTTATATGATAATCTTACAAACTTTAATAACAGAATAGTTCTTTGGCAACCTCATAAATATAGTAGAACTAGTGATAATCTTGAAGGCTTTAAAAAGTGTTTTAGAAGATGTGATGAGTTAATTATTCTTCCTTTATGGACAGTTGCTGGTGAGAAAAAGATAGATATTGATTTTCAAAAAGAGTTTGCTAGTTATAATCCAATTTTTGCTGATAGAATAGTTTCATATAAAGGAAAAATTGAGCTCATAAAAGATGATAAAATCATAAAAACTTATGATGAGGGGATATTTTTGGGTGTTGGAGCTGGAGATATAACTTATCAATTAAGATACTAA
- a CDS encoding DNA-processing protein DprA — protein sequence MELTSKLSQNGICIVSGAAMGVDSIAHSGAGVNNTIAVVANGLDIKYPTVSKNQIVEIEKNGLIISSFKEGEKARIYSFVQRNEIVVALGEKLIVTQADLNSGSITSLEFALKQNKEIFVLPHRINESLATNELIKKGLAKAIYDIDEFVQDIIGVGLFGFENSFDEILEYCKNNPIYDEVLLKYPDKILEYELDGKISIKDGKVFVV from the coding sequence ATGGAACTGACATCCAAACTATCTCAAAATGGAATTTGTATAGTAAGTGGTGCAGCCATGGGAGTTGATAGCATAGCTCACAGTGGAGCTGGAGTAAATAACACAATAGCAGTTGTAGCAAATGGTTTAGATATAAAATATCCAACAGTGAGCAAAAATCAAATTGTTGAGATTGAGAAAAATGGTTTAATTATTTCAAGTTTTAAAGAGGGCGAAAAAGCAAGAATCTATAGTTTTGTACAAAGAAATGAGATAGTTGTAGCTTTGGGTGAAAAATTAATAGTTACTCAAGCTGATTTAAACTCTGGAAGTATTACATCTTTGGAATTTGCACTTAAACAAAACAAAGAAATTTTTGTTTTACCACATAGAATAAATGAGAGTTTAGCCACAAATGAATTAATCAAAAAAGGTTTAGCAAAAGCAATTTATGATATTGATGAGTTTGTACAAGATATTATTGGAGTTGGTCTTTTTGGGTTTGAAAATAGCTTTGATGAGATTTTAGAATATTGTAAGAATAATCCAATTTATGATGAAGTACTTTTAAAATATCCAGATAAAATTTTGGAATATGAGTTAGATGGCAAAATATCTATCAAAGATGGAAAAGTTTTTGTAGTTTAG
- a CDS encoding TnsA endonuclease N-terminal domain-containing protein, producing the protein MNTIITNLNKLAVGEFEKALYNINMSTRKIKKSYISCTGYFASYKNKKQIAFESVLERDFYMLLEFDENVISYAEQPITINYEYKDGSKRKYTPDCLVAYKDGTDRYYEVKYINEIRNDSELREKIDFLKSYFYNEYTLKFDIFTDEEISKIYLDNLKFLYKFAFISQDNEKIVRINKILNEVDKINVKELLDVLSDNKMEQMKCLPYVWRYVFENIKVVNLYKKFTMNTELEKKVMM; encoded by the coding sequence TTGAATACAATAATAACTAACTTAAATAAATTAGCGGTTGGAGAATTTGAGAAAGCTTTGTATAATATAAATATGAGTACTAGAAAAATCAAAAAAAGTTATATATCTTGTACAGGATATTTCGCTAGTTATAAAAATAAAAAACAAATTGCTTTTGAGTCTGTTCTTGAAAGAGATTTTTATATGTTGTTAGAATTCGATGAGAATGTGATTTCTTATGCAGAACAACCTATAACAATAAATTATGAGTATAAAGATGGTTCAAAAAGAAAATATACACCAGATTGTCTTGTTGCTTATAAAGATGGAACAGATCGATATTATGAAGTAAAATATATAAACGAGATTAGAAATGATAGTGAACTTAGAGAAAAAATAGATTTTCTTAAATCATATTTTTATAATGAGTATACTTTAAAATTCGATATTTTTACTGATGAAGAAATTAGTAAAATTTATCTTGATAATTTAAAATTTTTATATAAATTTGCTTTTATTTCTCAAGATAATGAGAAAATAGTAAGAATTAATAAGATACTTAATGAAGTTGATAAAATCAATGTAAAAGAATTATTGGATGTATTAAGTGACAATAAAATGGAACAAATGAAATGTTTACCTTATGTATGGAGATATGTATTTGAAAATATTAAGGTGGTTAATCTCTATAAAAAATTTACAATGAATACTGAATTAGAAAAAAAGGTTATGATGTAA
- a CDS encoding Mu transposase C-terminal domain-containing protein, protein MGKIELKIGSVVFYNNEQYKIVRIISINEVEIENLVTFDILFVTLNELSSKIINVVDVKTYLDNYSDQEWEEANKRYEIIKDLVFVKRTKNEVEEVGKKYGYSYVTLYEWIKLFEQTNEISSLVSNISKRGKKGSRLDPKVDNVITEVLEDLYLNKQRYSFKRIYNKIYTSCKHQNIIPPHENTLRNRIESLDPKRVVKEREGYKEARKQFDNFEGEFPEGNYPLEFIQIDHTPLDIRVVDNIYRKPIGRPYLTLAIDVYSRMIAGIYVSLQAPGYYNVSQCLYNVFTQKEKILHQYNIDGDWNIFGIPRIIGVDNGADLVSSDMQRVCDEYGITLMKRPVARPQFGAHVERVLGTINKEVHNLAGTTFSNITEKGAYKSDKEAMYTLDELKEWLIHYIVNIYHKKYHSGIEMTPEQKYMQGLIGDDENAGIGYLPSMIDNIEDVKISLLPTEYRTVQKDGITLDGIGYYSDVLRHWIGKTDSEKSKIKHKIKRDPLNIQKIYFYDSELKEYFEIPYRKLSAPVMTLWDLYAVKKHLKDRKITNYNEDDIFDAYEQLLKIENEVKNKHSQHQRDTSRQKITTLKSNEIKKESISLSSEHFDSLFKDIQIYDITSKDSK, encoded by the coding sequence ATGGGAAAAATAGAATTAAAAATTGGTTCAGTTGTTTTTTACAATAATGAGCAATATAAAATCGTAAGAATAATTAGTATAAATGAAGTTGAAATAGAAAACTTAGTTACATTTGATATTTTATTTGTAACACTTAATGAATTATCTTCTAAAATTATTAATGTTGTTGATGTGAAAACTTACCTTGATAATTACTCAGACCAAGAATGGGAAGAAGCAAATAAAAGATATGAGATTATTAAAGATTTAGTTTTTGTAAAGAGAACAAAAAATGAAGTAGAAGAAGTTGGCAAAAAATATGGCTATAGTTATGTTACCTTGTATGAATGGATAAAACTTTTTGAACAAACAAATGAGATAAGTTCATTAGTATCAAATATATCAAAAAGAGGTAAAAAAGGAAGTAGACTTGATCCAAAAGTAGATAATGTGATAACAGAAGTACTTGAAGATTTGTATCTAAATAAACAGCGATATAGTTTTAAAAGAATTTATAACAAAATCTACACTTCATGTAAACATCAAAATATAATTCCTCCACATGAAAACACTCTAAGAAATAGAATTGAATCTCTAGACCCTAAAAGAGTAGTAAAAGAACGAGAAGGATATAAAGAAGCTAGAAAACAATTTGATAATTTTGAAGGGGAATTTCCTGAAGGAAATTATCCATTGGAATTTATACAAATTGATCATACACCTTTGGATATAAGAGTTGTTGATAATATCTATAGAAAACCAATAGGTAGACCATATTTAACTTTGGCTATTGATGTTTATTCTCGAATGATAGCAGGAATTTATGTGTCACTACAAGCACCAGGATATTATAATGTATCACAATGTTTATATAATGTATTTACTCAAAAAGAAAAAATACTTCACCAATATAATATTGATGGTGATTGGAATATTTTTGGAATTCCAAGAATAATAGGAGTAGATAATGGTGCTGACTTAGTTAGTTCAGATATGCAAAGAGTATGTGATGAATATGGAATTACTTTGATGAAAAGACCAGTTGCTAGACCACAATTTGGTGCTCATGTTGAGCGAGTACTTGGAACTATAAATAAAGAAGTACATAATTTGGCAGGAACTACATTTTCAAATATAACTGAGAAAGGTGCTTACAAATCAGATAAAGAAGCGATGTATACACTGGATGAATTAAAAGAATGGTTGATTCATTATATAGTAAACATTTATCATAAAAAATATCATAGTGGTATAGAGATGACACCTGAACAAAAATATATGCAAGGATTGATAGGTGATGATGAAAATGCTGGTATTGGATATTTGCCTTCTATGATTGATAATATTGAAGATGTAAAAATTTCGCTTCTACCTACTGAATATAGAACAGTTCAAAAAGATGGAATTACACTTGATGGTATAGGTTATTATTCTGATGTTTTAAGACATTGGATAGGTAAAACAGATAGTGAAAAATCAAAAATAAAACATAAAATAAAAAGAGACCCTCTAAATATTCAGAAAATATATTTTTATGATTCAGAATTAAAAGAATATTTTGAAATACCATATAGAAAACTTTCAGCTCCAGTTATGACACTATGGGATTTATATGCTGTCAAAAAACACCTAAAAGATAGAAAAATAACTAATTACAATGAAGATGATATATTTGACGCTTATGAACAGTTATTAAAGATAGAAAATGAAGTAAAAAATAAACATTCACAGCATCAGAGAGATACTTCAAGGCAAAAAATTACAACACTTAAAAGTAATGAAATAAAAAAAGAATCTATTAGTTTATCATCAGAGCATTTTGATTCTTTATTCAAAGATATACAAATTTATGATATTACTTCAAAGGATTCAAAATGA